Genomic segment of Verrucomicrobiia bacterium:
ATCCCCAAATGGCATCCAGGGCTGGCCACATCGCAGACATGGCGGTAAATGTAGCCAAATGTAGGTAAATGTCACCAAATGTAACCACAAACCGCCCCAGGTCCCCTACCCGCAAGCGTGTCGTCGGCAGGTTCACCGGGTCGTCTCGCCCGGTTTCCCTCGGTGTTCGACTACGCCCCTTCCTCGGCGTCTTGACTCACCCGGCCACTACCCCAATCAAAAATCGAAAATCTAAAATCAAAATTCCAAAGTCACTGCCATGCTCAGAGCTTTTTCAGCAGTTCCTTCCACCGTTGCCAGGCTTGGTCGCGGGCTTGTTTGTTGGGCTGGCTGGCGTCCGGCGCTTCACCCGCGCGCATGAAGCCGTGACCGGCGCCTGGGTAGATCACCGGCTCAAAAACCTTGCCGGCTTGCTTCATCTGCACGGTGGTTTTATCGACGGTCGAGGTCACACGTGCGTCATTACCAGCGTAAAAGCCGAAGACCGGGCACTGGATTCGAGCCAGCTCCGCCTCGTCGGCAGGTGGGATGCCATAGAAGACAAAGGCGGCTTTGAGGTCCCTTCTGCGCGTGGCAAAACCGAAGGCCTGCCCGCCGCCCCAACAAAACCCAGCGACCGCCACCGTCCCGTTGGCTGCGGGCAATTTGGCTGCGTAATCGGCGGCGGCGTCGAGATCAGCCGTTACCTGCTGGGCCGGCAGGGATGATATGGCTTTGCGAACAGCGTCATTGCCTCCCAGCTCAGCGGTGCCGCCGCCGCCCGGGGCGCTGCCGGAAAGCAGGTCCGGCGCGATGGCGATGTAGCCGGCTTCGGCCAACTGATCGGCCACTCCGCGCACCCAATCTGTCAGGCCAAAGATTTCATGGGCGACAATGATAGCCGGGACCTTCTGGCTCGATTCGGGGTAAGCGATGAAGCAGTTCACTTCGCGTGAGCCGTGTTTGATTTTAATCCATTCGAGGTGACGCGGGGATTTCTCGAGGCGGGCTTTGGCCCAGTCCTGAGCGGGCAAATGGCCGGTCCCAAAGAGGGCGAGCATAAGAACAATAGCTGCAATTCGGTTCATTGGTTTGCTGGGTTTTTGACTGGCTTTGGCGGCTTTTGACGGGGTTTGCCGATTTGGGCATCAAAGCTCCCCGCCGCAAAGCTCTTCGCATCATCCGGGAAGCTGAGATAGATTTTGCCCGGCATCCGTCCGTTGGCAGGTTGGCCAAAAACCAGTTTCAAGGCGTAGCCGGTCTGGAACTCTTCCGTCCTAGCCTGCAGCCGGGCATCTTTCCATCTGAGAATGACTGTCGGCAAGGGCGGGCCGCGCTCGGGCATGACTTCAATGGTTTTGCCGCTCAGGTCCTCCGGCTGGTGGGCAAAGGTGCGTATGGTCAAACCCAAATCCGGCGGCCAGATGCGGCCTTGGCGCAATGAGAGCACGCCGCCTTGCAGGGTAGCGCGTTCGCAAAAGAAGCCGCTTCCGTGAATCCTGCCGGCAGCGGGCCCATCCGGTATCAGGCCGAGGCTCGGGGTCATGGTCCAATGGATGTTGGCAGGCACCGGATAAACCGTGGGCCGCAGCGCCTCCGGGATTTCTCTCGAGCCGCGCGCAGAGGTCAGCGGGAGCTTGGCCCCCAGCAGCAGCCAGCCGCTGACGCCAGCCCCAAGCACCAGCGCTACCAGAGCCATCGGCAAGATGGAACTGCTCAGCGGCTTGCGCACGCCCGGCCTTAAGTCCGAGGCGCTATCAAATCCCGACGGGCGCGGTTTATCCGCCTGCACCGCCGAAAGGATGAGCTTGGAATCCCCGCCGGCAGGGGCTTGAGGGACAATGATCTTTTGAAAGCAAGTGGGGCATTCCAGCCGCCTGCCGCTCGAGCGGGAGTCGGCCGTAATATGCTGGCCGCAAACCGGGCAGGCGAACTTGAATTCGCTCATTGGTGCCTTTCACGATTCCACAGCAGACGCCGCTCGACAATGGTTTTTTTGAACAGAAAGTGATTGCAGCAACAGCGGCACTATGGGATAACCCAACGGCAGGCGATTCGATACCGCCATGCCCAAAGCTTATGCCACCTGCTGCCCCAGGCCAGACCAACATCCCCAGACGGATATTGGTGGTTGAAGACGAAGCGCTGGTGGCTCACACCATTCGCATGGCGTTGACCGTCGATGGGCACACCGTCGATGTGGTCGAGGATGGCGAAAAGGCCCTGGCGGCGTTCAACCCTGAGCTGCACGACCTGGTCATTACTGATTTCAGACTGCCTAACATGGACGGTTTGGAAGTAGCCCAGGCGGTCAAGGAACGGTGTCCTGGCAAACCGGTTATTTTGATGACGGCCCATATCGAGGCCATTTCGGACCGGACAGGGAAGGTTTCGAACGTCGATCTGCTCATGGGCAAGCCTTTTTCCATCCGCGACCTGCAGCAGGCTATCGGCAAGCTCCTCCCCATTGCATAATGGTCCCGCAGCTCACTCACGTGAGCCCAGTCTCGGAAAAGTGACTTGGTTAGCAACAAAGGTTTGGAACTGACCTTGTCATTGGTCCTGCCATTCTGGGGCGTTTACCCCATTTCCCGACCGGCGCAACCTCCGTAAAAAAAGAAGCGACTTATTCTGTCTCTGGGTGCGGCTCCCCGGGGCTCATGTTGTGAAGCTACAAATCTTACGTTCGGCCCCGGCCCGATACGGGGCAGTGGGCCTCTGTGTGATGGGCGCTTTCGCCGTGCGTTGGTCGCTCGACCCGCTTCTCCATGGGCACGCCCCATTGATGCTTTTTATCCTGGCCTCGATTATTGCCACTCTCTATGGCGGTTTAGGCCCAGGGCTATTGGCCATGGCGGCTGGGGCCTTGCTTGGAGATTACTTTTTCATCACCCCGTTGCACACGCTGGGTCCCAAAAGCACAGTCGAATGGGCCTATTCCCTGACCTTTCTAGTTGAAACCGGGGCGGCCATCGCCGTGACGGACGCCATGCGCCGCGCCAAGGAACGCGCGCAAAAGGCGGAATGGCTGGCCCAGAGCCGGGACACCGAGCGCAGACAGGTTGAAGAAAAAGTGTTGCGGCTCAATACGGAACTTGAACAGCGCGTGCGGGAACGCACGACCGCCTTGGAAGCCGCCAATCGCGAGCTGGAGGCCTTTAGTTATTCCGTTTCGCACGACCTGCGGGCGCCCTTGCGCAGCATCAATGGCTTTAGCCAGGCGCTCCAGGAGGAGTACGGCCCCCAACTCGACCCACGCGGCCGGCGCTACCTCGATTACACACTGGAAGCAAGCCAAAGAATGGGCCGGCTCATCGAGGACCTGATGAAATTATCCCGGGCCAGCCGCGGTGAGTTGGGCTGCCAGCCAGTGGACCTGAGCGAATTGGCAACCGTCATCATCGAGCAATTCCGCAAACGCGAACCGCAACGCCAAGTCGATGTGTTGATTGCCCCCAAACTGCTCGCCGATGGCGACCCGGGCTTGCTGCGAATCGCCCTCGAGAACCTTCTGGATAACGCGTGGAAATTTACTGCCAAAAGGCCTCAGCCTCGAATCGAACTGGGCTCCACTCAAACCAACGGCGCCCCGCATTATTTCGTCCGCGACAACGGCGCCGGGTTCAACATGGCTTACAGCGACCGCTTGTTTGGGGTTTTTCAGCGCTTCCATTCAGAAAAGGAATTTCCTGGCACCGGCGTTGGCCTGGCGACGGTTCGCCGCATCTTCGCCCGCCACGGCGGTGAGGTTTGGGCCGAAGCAAAGCCCAACCAAGGGGCCACTTTCTATTTCACACTGCCAAACGGGCACGAGTGAGTCAACGCTTGCTGATCCTTACATCGCCTGCGCTGGTCTTGAGCACCAATGCCTTGCCGCCTCCGTTGATCTTCCCTTTGAGCTTATTGTCATGCTTGCCTACAACGGTTGTGGCCACCGGGATGGCCGTGGTCACTTCCCCGCCGCTGGTCTCGGCCTCCACGTCAAAACCCAGGTTCTCTGCCAGCTTTACCTCAATCTCGCCGCCGGAGGTGCTCAACCGGCAATCATCATGAGGTTGCGCCGAAAAGCTCACCTTCACTGAGCCCGCCGCCGTTTGGGCGGAAACCGTATCCTGCGCGTCATCAATGCGGATGTCTCCGCCGGAAGTCTTGGCAATAAGAGCCCCTTGCGCCGTCTTTACATGAATCGAGCCCGCAGCGGTCTGAGCTTCAGCCGGACCGCCCAGGTCGCCAATATTGATATCCCCACCACTGGTTGTGGCTTTCAGCTTGCCTTGGGTGGACTCGATTGCAATCGAGCCTC
This window contains:
- a CDS encoding dienelactone hydrolase family protein; translation: MNRIAAIVLMLALFGTGHLPAQDWAKARLEKSPRHLEWIKIKHGSREVNCFIAYPESSQKVPAIIVAHEIFGLTDWVRGVADQLAEAGYIAIAPDLLSGSAPGGGGTAELGGNDAVRKAISSLPAQQVTADLDAAADYAAKLPAANGTVAVAGFCWGGGQAFGFATRRRDLKAAFVFYGIPPADEAELARIQCPVFGFYAGNDARVTSTVDKTTVQMKQAGKVFEPVIYPGAGHGFMRAGEAPDASQPNKQARDQAWQRWKELLKKL
- a CDS encoding response regulator produces the protein MPPAAPGQTNIPRRILVVEDEALVAHTIRMALTVDGHTVDVVEDGEKALAAFNPELHDLVITDFRLPNMDGLEVAQAVKERCPGKPVILMTAHIEAISDRTGKVSNVDLLMGKPFSIRDLQQAIGKLLPIA
- a CDS encoding ATP-binding protein, which produces MKLQILRSAPARYGAVGLCVMGAFAVRWSLDPLLHGHAPLMLFILASIIATLYGGLGPGLLAMAAGALLGDYFFITPLHTLGPKSTVEWAYSLTFLVETGAAIAVTDAMRRAKERAQKAEWLAQSRDTERRQVEEKVLRLNTELEQRVRERTTALEAANRELEAFSYSVSHDLRAPLRSINGFSQALQEEYGPQLDPRGRRYLDYTLEASQRMGRLIEDLMKLSRASRGELGCQPVDLSELATVIIEQFRKREPQRQVDVLIAPKLLADGDPGLLRIALENLLDNAWKFTAKRPQPRIELGSTQTNGAPHYFVRDNGAGFNMAYSDRLFGVFQRFHSEKEFPGTGVGLATVRRIFARHGGEVWAEAKPNQGATFYFTLPNGHE